A window of the Sardina pilchardus chromosome 21, fSarPil1.1, whole genome shotgun sequence genome harbors these coding sequences:
- the lrp2bp gene encoding LRP2-binding protein: MESGCKASSEEQIRSAKRILKAVKSIYPEEDANEEPIEPPDSSASHATLLERAERLLRPRAESGDPQAQFLLGLVHFEKHHYVEALEAFNSIKDQDPRALYQLGVMHFDGLGIPADWALAVEYMRRVAQSNSPQAGHIKYAALYNIGQAHLEGYGVPVSSTEAERYWLEAAADGNPDASVKAQSALGMFYSRPESLDLRKAFFWHSEACGNGSLESQGALGIMYLHGQGIRKDMESALYCLRKAAERGNVYAQGHLVAYYYHKKIYSKAVVLAKRISEYQDTCAIARETDCVPEFVAKGITMALFYYGRCLQLGHGAPQDKAQAELCFSKAVKLDGEVCKELQMGITLGEL; encoded by the exons ATGGAGTCTGGTTGTAAGGCCTCGTCTGAAGAGCAAATCAGATCCGCGAAAAGGATTTTAAAAGCGGTGAAATCCATTTACCCAGAAGAAGATGCGAACGAAGAACCCATCGAGCCTCCAG ACTCCAGTGCCAGCCATGCCACCTTGTTGGAGAGGGCTGAGAGGTTGTTGAGACCCAGGGCGGAGTCAGGCGACCCACAAGCCCAATTCCTCCTGGGGCTTGTTCACTTTGAAAAG CATCACTATGTAGAAGCACTTGAAGCATTCAACTCCATCAAGGATCAAGACCCACGAGCCCTCTACCAGCTTGGAGTGATGCATTTCGATGGCCTGGGGATCCCTGCAGATTGG GCATTGGCTGTAGAATACATGAGGAGAGTCGCCCAGTCCAACAGCCCTCAAGCAGGCCACATCAAATATGCCGCACTCTACAACATAGGCCAGGCTCACCTGGAAGGGTATGGAGTCCCTGTCTCCAGCACCGAGGCAgagag ATACTGGTTGGAAGCGGCGGCGGATGGAAACCCCGACGCCAGCGTGAAGGCCCAGAGTGCCCTTGGGATGTTCTACTCCCGGCCTGAGTCGCTGGACCTCAGGAAG GCATTTTTCTGGCACTCGGAGGCCTGTGGGAATGGCAGCCTGGAGTCCCAGGGCGCTCTGGGTATCATGTACCTGCACGGCCAAGGCATCCGCAAGGACATGGAGTCTGCGCTGTACTGCCTGCGCAAGGCAGCAGAGCGCGGCAACGTGTACGCACAAGGCCACTTGGTGGCGTACTACTACCACAAGAAGATCTACTCCAAAGCAGTGGTGCTTGCTAAGAG AATCTCAGAGTACCAGGACACCTGTGCCATCGCCAGGGAGACGGATTGTGTGCCAGAGTTTGTCGCTAAGGGCATCACCATGGCACTCTTCTACTATGGACGCTGTCTGCAGCTGGGCCATGGAGCCCCACAGGATAAGGCTCAGGCTGAGCTCTGTTTTTCCAAG GCGGTGAAGCTGGACGGTGAAGTTTGCAAGGAACTGCAGATGGGCATCACCCTGGGGGAACTATGA
- the cfap96 gene encoding cilia-and flagella-associated protein 96, whose product MPSEGKSDLERVGIFQEMGYISVGDKYTPFVYRPFNESAHKNKQMQTSGPKRKSGLQAGYFDTQFKRIFEREALSDPVKLNRLYRIQQSKRNIGKAFLPTNGEKRPSGVGSYYGTISGPVEAMSAQQVPRKAYKSPGKNLYTNPSKKGSGYGYHNITLSKLELYSPDPYDRAKELLKREMTNHKTMLKGGQFRLNLHPKDYFDHNPFKLDKSLPPAKRTDERKHHFALPFKPSSPSKTIGGMKAGTFDTYPSHSADPYVTRKAKTLATNKEGKTFRPSPGPKSTPVKSIITVNVNKMVNATNYNTSTIPSVMAY is encoded by the exons ATGCCGTCTGAGGGAAAATCAGACTTGGAAAGAGTGGGTATCTTCCAGGAGATGGGATACATTTCCGTCGGAGATAAATATACTCCTTTTGTTTACC GTCCATTTAACGAGTCGGCGCACAAGAATAAACAGATGCAGACGTCAGGGCCCAAGAGAAAGTCCGGGCTACAGGCTGGGTATTTCGATACTCAGTTCAAAAGGATCTTTGAGCGAGAGGCCCTCAGTGACCCTGTGAAACTAAACAGGCTATACAGGATCCAGCAGTCTAAAAGGAACATAGGAAAGGCCTTCCTCCCAACCAATGGAGAGAAGAGACC CTCAGGTGTGGGCAGTTACTATGGCACCATCAGCGGTCCTGTGGAGGCCATGAGTGCCCAGCAGGTTCCCAGGAAAGCCTACAAGTCGCCGGGGAAGAACCTGTACACCAACCCGTCCAAGAAAGGAAGTGGTTATGG ATATCACAATATCACCTTGTCCAAACTTGAGCTGTACTCCCCAGACCCCTATGACAGGGCCAAGGAACTGCTTAAG AGGGAAATGACTAACCACAAGACGATGTTGAAAGGAGGACAGTTTCGCTTGAACCTCCACCCAAAGGACTATTTTGACCACAATCCCTTCAAACTGGACAAATCACTCCCACCTGCCAAGAGGACAGACGAGAGAAAGCATCATTTTGCTCTCCCCTTCAAACCGTCTTCTCCCAGCAAAACG ATTGGAGGTATGAAAGCTGGGACGTTTGACACGTACCCCAGTCACTCTGCGGACCCGTACGTGACCCGGAAGGCAAAGACACTGGCCACAAACAAGGAGGGCAAGACCTTTCGGCCGTCCCCAGGGCCCAAAAGCACTCCAGTTAAAAGCATCATCACGGTCAACGTCAACAA GATGGTGAATGCCACAAACTACAACACCAGCACAATCCCATCTGTAATGGCGTATTGA